One part of the Methanobacterium spitsbergense genome encodes these proteins:
- a CDS encoding GbsR/MarR family transcriptional regulator, with translation MKNENSPTQEFREIVYESCKAIGLDDFPSRLISVLQTEKEGISLGALSEITGYSLSNLSTTIKGMEERQMVKKFKKPRSRKVFVVMDKDITSFFIELQKKRYKQSIEPSLKQIPEIIKRYEGKEEFQEELTIIKDYYKQTLFMSEETKKFIRALENREALK, from the coding sequence ATGAAAAATGAAAATTCTCCAACACAGGAATTCAGAGAAATAGTCTACGAATCATGCAAAGCAATAGGATTAGATGATTTTCCATCCAGACTCATATCAGTTCTTCAAACTGAAAAAGAAGGTATATCATTAGGTGCACTTTCAGAAATTACAGGATACAGTCTTTCCAATCTCAGCACTACCATAAAAGGTATGGAAGAAAGGCAGATGGTTAAAAAGTTCAAGAAACCCAGATCCAGGAAGGTCTTTGTTGTGATGGACAAGGACATAACATCCTTCTTTATTGAACTTCAGAAAAAACGATACAAACAGAGCATAGAACCCTCCCTTAAACAGATCCCAGAAATAATCAAAAGATACGAGGGTAAAGAAGAATTTCAAGAAGAATTGACTATAATAAAGGATTACTATAAACAAACCCTTTTCATGTCAGAAGAAACAAAAAAGTTCATAAGAGCTCTTGAAAACCGTGAAGCATTAAAATAA
- a CDS encoding MBL fold metallo-hydrolase has product MEVADGIYEFSGVSNFYIVLDKEIFVIDTGMPGNADKIIKYLEKELHHEPKDIKTIVITHHHFDHTGSLDKLKKITGAKVAINGEDAEYLTDEKSQAGSAFMVPLIKLLNFIYRIKPVKPDIILGEGDHVGDYQVIHTPGHTPGSICLYNPITKVIFTGDNLQYADGKIKGPGSRLIPEPEQYKKSIEKLGELDIEVILTGHGKPVTSDANKKLAEYIKNL; this is encoded by the coding sequence ATGGAAGTTGCAGATGGAATTTATGAGTTCAGTGGAGTTTCAAACTTTTACATAGTTCTTGATAAGGAAATATTTGTTATTGATACAGGAATGCCTGGAAATGCAGATAAAATAATCAAATACCTTGAAAAGGAACTTCATCATGAACCTAAAGACATTAAAACAATAGTGATAACACATCACCACTTTGACCATACTGGAAGCCTGGATAAACTTAAAAAGATAACAGGAGCCAAGGTTGCAATAAATGGGGAGGATGCAGAATATTTGACCGATGAAAAATCTCAGGCAGGTTCTGCATTTATGGTACCTTTAATAAAGCTGTTAAATTTTATCTACAGGATCAAACCTGTGAAACCAGACATAATACTTGGAGAAGGAGACCATGTAGGGGATTATCAGGTGATTCACACCCCGGGACATACACCTGGAAGTATCTGTCTCTACAATCCCATAACTAAAGTGATCTTTACCGGTGATAATCTTCAATATGCCGATGGAAAAATTAAGGGACCAGGATCTAGATTAATACCAGAACCTGAACAATATAAAAAATCCATTGAAAAACTTGGTGAACTGGATATTGAAGTGATTTTAACTGGACATGGAAAGCCTGTCACATCAGATGCAAATAAAAAATTAGCAGAATATATAAAGAATTTATAA
- a CDS encoding Ig-like domain-containing protein, whose translation GYGGAIYNDGTLTVDNSTFTNNHAALEGGAIYNSGTAVVNFNRIIGNSTNPSGSTNAISNNYGTVDARYNWWGSNTNPSANISGSDVSYDPWIVLTVTANPTAINIGGKSNITADLLHDSNGVYHDPVDGHVPDGIVVNFASDALGTVNPLTGTMINGEASSIFTAGLNPGISTITSTVDAESVNTDVTINSAAPPVVTSTSPVNNAVDVDLNKVIEIVFDKNIQLGMNPWIELYETGTGNTKTFTTNILDNVLSITPTSLLALGTQYSVILHSNSITDMGGIGLAAPYTTRFTTEAAPVVTSTSPVYNAFNVALNKVIQITFDKAIQLGTNPWIELKTSNSGTIVPYTTNIIGNVLSITPNSLLNAGTKYTVILHSNSITDMQGNGLNTPYTTIFTTTLPPVVTSTSPMNNEVNVAVNKVIQINFSKAIQLGTNSWIELKNQYGQIKPYTTSINGNTLNITANAAFARGTTYTVILHSNSVTSTGGAGLTTPYTTKFTTTTT comes from the coding sequence GGAAACAGTACAAATCCTAGTGGTAGTACTAATGCTATCTCTAATAACTATGGAACAGTAGATGCGAGATATAACTGGTGGGGTTCTAATACAAATCCTTCTGCCAATATAAGCGGCTCAGATGTATCTTACGATCCGTGGATTGTATTAACGGTAACTGCAAACCCTACAGCCATTAATATTGGAGGTAAATCAAATATTACAGCCGATTTACTGCACGATTCCAATGGTGTTTACCATGACCCTGTTGATGGTCATGTTCCTGATGGAATTGTTGTTAACTTTGCAAGCGATGCATTAGGCACAGTTAACCCATTAACCGGTACTATGATTAATGGTGAAGCATCATCCATATTTACAGCAGGTTTAAATCCGGGAATATCTACAATAACTTCAACGGTTGATGCAGAATCTGTGAATACAGATGTTACTATTAACTCAGCTGCACCTCCAGTTGTTACCAGCACAAGTCCGGTGAACAACGCAGTTGACGTCGATTTGAATAAGGTTATAGAGATAGTCTTTGACAAAAACATACAACTCGGAATGAACCCTTGGATAGAACTCTATGAAACAGGAACAGGAAACACCAAAACATTCACAACAAACATATTAGACAATGTATTATCAATAACACCCACCTCACTACTAGCACTAGGAACACAATACTCTGTTATCCTACATTCTAACAGTATAACAGATATGGGTGGAATTGGATTAGCAGCCCCTTATACAACACGATTCACTACAGAGGCTGCACCGGTTGTTACCAGTACAAGTCCAGTGTACAATGCATTTAATGTCGCATTGAATAAGGTTATACAGATAACCTTTGATAAAGCCATACAACTCGGAACCAATCCATGGATCGAACTCAAAACAAGCAACAGTGGAACAATAGTACCATACACAACAAACATAATAGGAAATGTACTATCAATAACACCTAACTCACTCTTAAATGCAGGAACTAAATACACAGTCATCCTACACTCCAACAGCATAACAGACATGCAAGGAAATGGTTTAAACACACCGTACACAACCATATTCACAACAACCTTACCACCAGTCGTAACAAGCACAAGTCCAATGAACAACGAAGTTAATGTGGCTGTAAATAAGGTGATACAAATCAACTTCAGCAAAGCCATCCAACTCGGAACTAACTCATGGATAGAACTCAAAAATCAATACGGACAAATAAAACCATACACAACCAGTATAAACGGTAACACACTGAATATAACAGCCAACGCAGCATTTGCAAGAGGAACAACCTACACAGTCATACTACATTCAAACAGCGTTACAAGCACAGGCGGAGCAGGACTAACAACACCATACACAACAAAATTCACAACAACCACAACATAA